The Gemmatimonadales bacterium genome includes the window CCCGGGTGCCGAGCGGGCCGAGGTCCAGGGTGAGCTTGTAGGCCGGCTTGCGCGCGCCCGCCAGGGGCTCGGCCGCGAGGATGCGGCCGACGCGGAGGTCGAGGGCGGCGAAGGCTTCGGGCCCGGTCACGCGGTCAGCGCCGCCGCAGCAGGGCGGATCGGCTTGCGGAGATGTCCAGCCGGCTTACGAGTCCGAGGCCCGCGCCCTCGGCCAGAGCGATGGTGGCCGAGAATCCCGTCTCCGACACGTGCCCGCGGGGCTCGGCCAGCAAGAGGCGGGCGCCCGCCTTCATGGCGGCCGATACTTCCGCGAGGAACCGTGCGGCATCCGGCACCTCGTGCACCATCGCGAACGCAAGCACGAAGTCCACTCGTCCGGCGAGGTCGCCGAGACCCATGCCGCCCTCGCTCGCCAGCCGCGTCTCGATCCGGTCGAGCAGTCCGGCCCGCCGGGCGCGGCGTTCGAGCGCGCTCAGCATCCGGGCTTGAACGTCCACCGCCACGACGTGTCCCGACGGGCCCACCCGGCGCGCCAGCTCGAGCGTGAAATAGCCCATGCCGGGGCCCGGCTCGAGCACGACCATCCCCCCGGTGACGAAGGGGGACAGGATGGTGCGCGGGTTCTGCCGGAGCTTGCGAAGCGGGCTGGCGAGGAAGTAGCCCATCCACCACGGACAGACACGGTGGCCCAGGTGGCTCATGTGGCACCTCAGAACTCCCGAGGAGGGACTCGAACCCCCGACCCGCCGGTTAACAGCCGGCTGCTCTACCAGCTGAGCTACTCGGGACCGCAGACCGCGAATCGTAGACGGGTGGGGCGGCCGCGTCAACCGAACGGCGGCCCGGGTATGGGGGCGCGCGCCCGACCGCGGCGGTGCGGAGACGAGGTCGCCGCGATGGCACCCGCGCCGGCACCTCACGTGTCACGAGCGCGGTCCCCCTGGCCGGACGAACCCGCGAGAAGCGGCGCTCAAAGGTGGTAGCGGACGGCCCCGTAGACAGCCCGTGGCTGCCCCGGGGTGATGAGCCCTCCGGCTTCGAGTTCGCGGTAGGCGAGGTCGAAGACGTTGCGGACGCCCACCTGCAGCGAGGCCGCGCCCCCCAGGCGCACCACGCCGGTGACGCTGAACAGCGTGTAGGAGGGCAGGACGACACCGGGCTCGTCGAACGGGCTGTACGGCCCCATCGCGTTCATCGTCAAGCGCAGCTGCCAACCAGCCGTGGGGGGAGCGATCTCGGCCGTGACGAGGCCGACGTACTTCGATGTGTTGAAGACCCGCAACCCGTTCAGGTCGGCCAGCGAACTCCCGCCGTCCACGCTGTCCACTTCGGTCAACGTGTTGGAGGTGTACCGCGCGTCCTGGAACGTCCAATCGCCGCTCAAGCGCACAGCCTGGGACGCGCGCACCTCGAATTCGACCTCGACGCCCTGCCGCCGGCTGGCTCCGCCGCTCACGGCATTCAGCGTGACCGGATCGAACGTCTGGTCGTTGCTCACGTCGTCGCGGAACAGCGCCACGCTGCCCGAGACCACGCCGGAAGACAGCTTCACGCCGGTCTCGTAGGCCCACATGGTGATGTAGGGCAGGGTCGGATCCTCGATCACGCCGTCGGTCTGCCGGAACCCTTTCGAGATGTTCCCGTAGAGGTCGAGGCCCAGGGGCAACCGATACAGCAGGCCGAACTTCGGGGCGACGATGGACTTGTCGGCGCTCAGCACGGGCTGCGGAATCACCCCCAACCCCGGGCCAAGACTGCTGTCGGGTGTGTCGCTCGTGGACCGGTGATCGAACCGCACGCCGAGCGTCGCCCGGAGGTGGCTGGTGAGGTCCTCGCTCCCCTGGACGAACAGCGAGGCCTGCCCCTGGACCGCCGGGGAGATGATGGCGTTGGCGTCGGTCCGCATGGCGTTGGTCGTATTCCAGTTCTGATAGGTCGAGTGGGCCCAGTCGTACCCCATCCCGACCGTGATCTCGCCGCGGGGCAGCGCCCAGGTGAGGGCGCTGGTCAGCCCGGCCCCCAGACGCCGGTCGTCCTCTTCCGTCTGCCCGCCCGTTCCCTCGAACGTGCCCGGCTCGGCCGGAATCGTGAGCAGCAGCTTCCAGCTTCCCTGGGTCGCATAGGCGGTGGTCCGCCACGCGAGCGACGGGCCGAGAATCATGCGCAGGCTGAGGCGCTCCTGGCCGCGCAGTTTCCAGCCGTGGTCGGTCTGGTTCGTCACGACGTTGTAGGCATGGGCGGTGAACTGGCTGTCGTCCAGGAAGCCGGGCGAGTTCCATTGGGTGGCGTACAGCTCCACCCCGCCGTCGAGGGTCGTCGTCGACCCCAACTGGTGCACGAGCCGGGCGTGTCCCTGAGCGAGATCGTAGCTGCTGTGCGCCCTCCAGCCGTCCTCATGGACGCCCCGCAGTCCGAAGACGCCGTGCGTCGTGTCGTTGCCGAACCCGCTGAGCAGTCCGCCTTCCCCCCGGCCGTACGACGCGGGATCGAGCCAGGCGTCCGTGCCCTGCATCCGCTCGACCGTGCGGATGTTGGCGATCCCCGAGAAGGCGAAGTTGCCGTACACGGCGCTGGTTGGTCCCTTGATCACGTCAACGGACTGGATGGCTTCGGGGAACAAGGTGTTCCAGTCGTCGTAGCCCTCCGCGTGGCCGTTCACGGCTTCGTTGAGGGGCACGCCGTCCACCCACGTCGCGATGTCCGTGGAGTGATCCGAGCTGTAGCCCCGCACCGACGCGTCCGAGGCGAAGCCCGGGCCTTGCCCCTGGTCGTGGACCTCGACGCCCGCCGTCTGCCGGATCAGGTCATAGGGGTCGAACGCCGGCGTTTGCTGGATTTCGGCCTGGGTCACGTGCACCGACGTGGCCGGCTGCTGGGGAACGGTGGGAGCGGCCGTGACGGTCACCGGTACCAGCGTGATGGGAGGCCGCGTCAGGGTGTCGGCGCGGGACCGGGACGTGTCGGGGGCCGGCTGTTGTGCAAGGCACGCGGCCGGCGCGGCGAGCGCCAGGCCGAGGATCATCCATCGCATGGGTGCTCCGCTTGATGGCCGGCGGGATCGCGTCCCGGCGGCCGGTGTCAGTGTCGTGTTACGAGCGAACGGTCAGCTGACGAGCGGAGACGGCGGGCCAATCGGAGGGGGTTGAAGGTGGCGCGTGACCGAGCCAATCGCCGGGGTCGCGTCCGCCGCGACGGCGGCCACCCGATCTGCGGCCGGCGACGGCACGCCCAGGCTCCAGGCTGCGGGCACGGGCACGGTCGCGCAACCGGGGCAGCAGGCGAGACACGGAGCGCAGCACTGCCCGCTGTGGTGCGAGCACGGCGCGGGGGCGCGACCCGTGCCCATGTCCATCGGTTGCGCACTCGAGCCCGGGGCCTGGCCCCGGGCGGCCTGCGCCACCGCGGCCCCTACGCCCCCCCGCATCGTGAGGGGCCGCCCCACGAACGAGATGCCCACCGCGACCGCGATGAGGGCCCAGGCCACGCGGGCGAGCCCGCGTTGTGTGCGCATTGCTGAACGGAATAGTCCCCTATGGGCCAGGAGTCAAGTCCACCGTGCGGCCGGCCGGCGCCCGCGATTCAGGCGCGCAGCGAGAAGAGATCGATCTGCGGCGGCTCGAGCGGGAGGCTGACGGCGTGGAGCACGGCCTCGACCCAGCCCGGACGGTCCGACGGGTCCAGCCGATGGACCGGGACCCGGAACGCCTCGACGAGCGCGTCGATGCCGCGATCGATCTCGAGCTGGAAGTCGCGGCTCACGGCCCGGGTGCCGTCGAACGACGGCGGCTGCAGCACCGGGACCTTGAACAGGGCGGTGTAGGACGGGACCCAGGCGGCGACCAGGGCGTCGTACTCGGGGCGGCGGCCGCAGCGGTGCACGAGGTAGGCGTAGTTGTCGAGGACGGAGCGGTCGCAGATGACGGCGTCGTTCCGCGCGCTGGAGGCCAGCTCCTCGGCGATCTGGGCGTGGAGGATCCAGGCCTGCGCTTCGAGGGTGGTGCCCTCGTTGATGGGCAGCGGGCAGTTGCGCGCGACCTCCTTGACGATGTCCACGCCGAGGTCGAGCCGCTTGAGGCGCGAGGCGAGATCGAAGCACAGCGTGGTCTTGCCGACGCCGTGCGAGCCGATGAAGGCGATCTTCACGCGGTTACTTCCGGAAGATCGAGTAGGCGAGCAGGATCGTGTTGACGATCGCGAGCAGCAGACCGAAGTCCTCGCGGGTGAAGGTGGAGCGCGGCATCACCAGCTGGTCGCCGGAGCGCACGCCCAGCTCGCGCAGGGTGGAGTGCGCGATGGCGGCCGGGTCGAGCGGCACGCGGATGTTGGCGCCGCCGCGGATGAGCTGGAGCTTCTTCTCGTTGGCCTGGCGCGTGGCGCCGCCCGCGAGCGCGAGGAGGTCGAAGACGGTGAGGGTCGGATCCACGCTGTAGAGGCCCGGCTTGTAGACCTCGCCCAGGACCGCCACCCGGAACAGCGGTGTCAAGGTGAAGAACGGCCGCTGGAACAGCTGGCTCAGCTCCATGTTCAGGCGTTCGCGCAGCTGGCTGACGGTGACGTCGCGGACGTTGATCGAGCCGACCAGCGGGAACAGCAGGTTGTAGTTCTCGTCGACCGGGAACTCGCCGGACAGCTCCTCGTGGCCCCACACCTGGATCTTCACCACGTCGCCGGGCCGGATCGCCAGCGGGGACGTGACCGTGTCCACGCCCGGCGCGCGGGCGGGAATGGCGGCGGGCGCCCCAGCGGGCGCCGGCGGCGTGGGAGGCGGGTTCTGGGCGCGAGCGGTGCCGATGGCGACGATGGACAGGAGCGCGAGGGAGAGGCGGAGGCGTCGCATCGGGAGAAGCTAACGTTCGCTCACGCCGCCGGTCAACGCGGGCGCCTCGGCGCCCAGCATCGGCTGGAGGTAGCGGCCGGTGACCGATTCGGGCGACCGCCCGACGTCCTCGGGCGGGCCGGCGACGACCACGCGGCCGCCCTCGGCGCCGGCGCCGGGGCCGAGGTCGATGACCCAGTCGGCGCGCTTGATGACGTCCAGGTGGTGCTCGATCACCAGCACCGTGTTGCCGGCGTCCACCAGCCGGTCCAGCACGCCCAGCAGCACGCGGACGTCGTCGAGGTGCAGGCCGGTGGTGGGCTCGTCGAGGATGTAGAGCTTGCGCCCGCGCCGCCGGCCGGCGGCTGCCAGTTCGCGGGCGATCTTGAGGCGCTGCGCCTCGCCGCCCGAGAGGGTGGTCGCGGGCTGCCCGAGCCGGAGATAGCCCAGCCCCACCTCCGCGAGGTGCCACAGCGCGCGGCCGAGGCGCTCCTGGTGGCGGAAGCGCCGCAGGGCCTCGTCCACCGTGAACTGGAGCACGTCCGCGATCGAGAAGCCCGCGAGCTTCACGTCGAGCACGGCGGGCCTGTACCGGGTGGCGTTGCACGCCTCGCACGGCACGAACACGTCGGCGAGGAAGACCATCTCGACCTGCACGTGGCCGGCCCCCTCGCACACGTCGCACCGCCCGCCGCCCGAGACGTTGAACGAGAAGGTCGCCGGCGTGTAGCGGCGCGCGCGCGCCAGCGGCGCGGCGGCGAACAGCTCGCGGATCTCGTCGAACGCCTTGATGTACGTCACCGGATTGGATCGCGGCGTGCGGCCGATCGGTGACTGGTCCACCAGCACAGCGCCGTCGAGGGCCTCGAGCCCGGTGATGCGGCGCACGCCCCCCACGACTTCGCCGAGGTGCTCCTTGGCGGTGTGGCGGCCCTCGAAGTGCCGCTCCAGCTGCCGGAACAGCACGTCGTTCACGAGGGTGGACTTGCCCGAGCCTGAGACGCCCGTCACCACCGTGAGCGTGCCGACGGGAATCGCGACCGTGAGGTCGCTCAGGTTGTGGGCCGTCGCGCCCTCGACGGTGATCCAGCGCGGCCCGATGCGCCGGCGCACGGACGGCACCGCGATCCGGCGCTCGCCCGACAGGTAGCTGGCGGTCAGGGTGTGCGCCGCCGCCAGCTGCGCGCCGGTGCCCTCGAACACGACCGAGCCGCCGTGCTCGCCCGCGCCGGGCCCCAGCTCGACGAGCCAGTCGGCGGCGCGCATCGCGGCGGGATCGTGCTCGACGGCGAGCACGGTGTTGCCCTGGTCGGCGAGCCGGCGCAGCAGGGCCAGGAGCCGATCGGTGTCGCGGGGGTGGAGCCCGATCGTCGGCTCGTCGAGCACGTACAGCGTCTCGGTCAGCTTGCCGCCCAGCGCGTTGGCGAGCGAGATCCGCTGCGCCTCGCCCCCGGACAGGGTGCGCGTCTGGCGGTCCAGCGTGAGGTAACCGAGCCCGACGTCGTTCAGCACGCGCAGCCGCTGGGCCAGCTCCTCCAGCACCACGCCCGCCACGGCACGGTCGTGACCGCCGAGCGCGAGGGCCGCCAGCCACTCGCCGAGGGCCGCGGCGGTCATCGCGGCGGCGGCGCCGATCGCGTGGCCGCCGACCAGCACCGCCAGCGCCTCGGGCCTGAGGCGGCGTCCGCCGCAGGCGGGGCACTCGCTGGCCATCTGGTACTGCCGCAGGAACACCCGCACGTACTGCTTGTAGCGCTTGCGCTCGAGCCGCCGCAGGAACGGGAAGATCCCCAGGTAGCGTCCCTTCCTCGCGTGCAGCAGCCGCTCGCGGGCGGGCACCGGCAACGCGCTCCACGGCGCGTCGAACGGGATGTCCGCGTCGCGGCAGAACTGCTTCAGCAGGCGGCGGCGCCCGTCGTAGCGCGGCTTGGTCCACGGGTCGATCGCGCCCTCGGCCAGCGTCCGCCCCGGATCCGGGACGATCAGGTGCTCGTCGTACTCGAGCACGGCCCCGAACCCGTTGCAGCCGGGGCAGGCGCCGCGGGGATGGTTGAAGGAGAATAGCGCCGGCGTCAGGATCGGGGCGCCGGTGCCGCAGGCGAGGCAGCGCGGGGTGGCGCTGAAGGTGGCCCGCTCGCCTCCGGCGGGCACCGCGACGGCCGTGCCGTCGCCCTGGGTGAACGCCGTCCCCACCGAGTCCGCCAGCCGTTCCGCGTTGGCCGGCGTGGCGGCGAGGCGGTCCACCACGACCAGGACGCGGGCGGCGCGTCCGAGGTCGAGGTCCGGCGGCAGCTCCTCGAGCCGCAGCAGCCGGGCGTCCCCGGGCGAGCGCGCGGCGGCGTCGCCCCGCCCGGCCGCGCCTTCCACCATCACGCGCACGAAGCCCATGGCCAGCAGGTTCTCGACCAGCTGGGCGTGGGTGGCGCGCACCACGGGCGGGAGGGGGAAGGCGATGGTGAAGTCGCCTCCCAGGGCGAGCAGGCGGTCCACCACCTCCTGCACCGTGTCGGAGCGCACCTCGCCGCCGCAGGCGACGCAGCGCGCCCGGCCCACCCGCGCCCACAGCAGGCGCAGGTAGTCGTAGATCTCGGTGGCGGTGCCCACGGTCGAGCGGCTCGAGGTGGTCGGGTTCTTCTGCTCGATCGCCACGGCCGGCGCGATCCCTTCGATGGCGTCCACGGCGGGCCGCGGCATCCGCTCCAGGAACTGCTTGGCGTAGGTGGACAGCGACTCGATGTAGCGGCGCTGGCCCTCGGCGTAGATGGTGTCGAAGGCGAGGGACGACTTCCCGGACCCCGACGGGCCGGTCAGCACGATGAGGGCGCCGTGGGGCAGCTCGAGGGTGAAGCCCCGGAGGTTGTGCTGGCGGGCGCCGCGGACGACGAGCGATCTCATGGCCCGCGCGAAGGCTACTGGAATGCGCGCAGGATGGCCAGCGGGGCGGGCGGCGCGTAGCTTACGCGCCACATGGCGTCGCTGCTTTCGCCGCGGCTCCTGCGCCGCGGCCTCGAGCTGTTCGCGCTCGCTTCCGTCATCGCGCTCGTCGCGCTGCTCATCTACGGCAACAACTGGCGCGCGTCGCTGGAGGCCGTCGAGCGCCTCCGGGTGGGCTGGGTGCTCGCGGCGCTCGCGCTCGCGTCCTCCGACTGGTGGGGCGGCGGCTTCCGCCTCTGGCTGCTGGCGCGGTTCCTCCACCGCGGCACGCCGCTGGGCGGGATGATCGTGGCGGGCGGCCTCAACACCTGGGGCTGCTACCTCACGCCGTCGCAGACCGCCGGCGGGCCGGTGATGATCTGGGCGATGACCCGCTACGGCGTCCCGCTGCCCGAGGCCACCATCGCGGCCTTCATGAGCTTCGTGGGCACGGTGGTGTTCTTCGCCATCGCGGGGCCGCTGGCCATCGTGCTCGGCGCGGGCCGGTCGCTGCGCCAGCACGGCGTGCCGCTGGTCCACGTCACGCTGTACGACGTATTCAAGGCGAGCGCCTGGGGCTTCGTGGCGGTTGGGGTGCTGCTGCTGTTCGTGATCGTGTTCCCCGGGCGGGCGCGGGCGCTGCTGCACGCGGCGATCGGCTTCCTGGAGCGGCGGGGCAGCGCGCGCATCGCCGGCCGCGTGGCGGGGCTGCGGGAGGGCATCGACCGGATGCAGGCGTGCGTGGTTAAGTTCCTCACGCCCGCCGGCTGGCTGGCGATGCTCGGCGGGGTGGTGACCTCGTCGCTCGCCCACGCCAACAAGCTGATGGCCGCCTGGGTCGTGCTCCGCATGCTCGGCATCCAGGCGAACCTGGTGGACGTGCTGCTGGTGCAGACCACGATCTCGTTCCTGCTCTACTTCGCGCCGACGCCCGGCGGGGCGGGCGCGGCGGAGGCGCTGTCGGCCGCGCTCATGGGGCTCTACGTGCCGCGGGCCCTGGTGGGGGTGTACACGCTGCTGTGGCGGTTCACCGTGAGCTACGCCACGGTGATCGTGGGCTCGTTCGTCTTCTTCAAGATGCTGCACGGCCGGCTGGACGAAGCCGAGTCCTCCGCGGAGGCCGTCGCCGTCTCATGACCGCGCCGTTCCACGAGGAGGAGGCGCTCGGCAAGCCGCTCGACACGGCGCTGATGCGGCGGCTGCTGCGCTACCTGCGGCCGTACGCGTGGATCACGCTGGGCGCCATCGCGATGCTGCTCGGCGGCGCGGTGCTGCAGCTGGCGGGACCGTACCTGACGCAGGTCGCGATCGACCGGGCCATCCCGGCCCGGAACCTCCACCTCATCCTGCTGCTCGGCGTGGCGATGGCCGGCGCGTCGGCGGCGGAGTTCGTCCTCGAGTACGGCCAGACCGTGCTCACGGCGCTGATCGGCCAGCGGGTGATGGTGGACCTGAGGCTCGAGATCTTCGTCAAGCTGCAGCGGCTGCCGATCCCGTTCTACGACCGCAACCCGGTCGGCCGGCTGATGACCCGCGTCACCAGCGACGTCGAGACGCTGAACGACCTGTTCACCGGCGGCGTCGTCGCGCTGTTCGGCGACCTGTTCACGCTGCTGGTGATCATGGTGTGGATGCTGGCCGTGGACGCGAAGCTGGCGCTGGTGTCGTTCGCCGTGATCCCGTTCGTCTTCGCGGCGGCGCGGATCTTCCAGGCCACGGTGCGTCACGCGTACCGGGACATCCGGGTCAAGCTGGCGCGCATCAACGCCTTCCTCCAGGAGCACGTCACCGGGATGCGCGTGGTGCAGCTGTTCGGCCGCGAGGCGCACGCGGCGGCGCGGTTCGAGGCGGTGAACCGCGCGCACCTCGACGCGAACCTCGCGTCCATCGCCGCCTACGCGCTGTTCTTCCCCGCCATCGAGGTGCTGACCTCGGTGGCCCTCGCCAGCATCCTGCTCTACGGGGGCGGCCGCGCCCTCGGCCACACCCTGACGGTGGGCGTGCTGGCGGCGTTCCTGCAGCTGGCGCGCCGGTTCTTCCGGCCGCTCCAGGACCTGTCGGAGAAGTACAACATCGTCCAGGCGGCGATGGCGTCGTCGGAGCGGGTGTTCCGGCTGCTCGACACGGCGGAGACCGTGCGCGACGCCGCGCACCCGGTGGCGCTGCCGCGGCCGGTGCGCGGCACGG containing:
- a CDS encoding methyltransferase domain-containing protein, which codes for MSHLGHRVCPWWMGYFLASPLRKLRQNPRTILSPFVTGGMVVLEPGPGMGYFTLELARRVGPSGHVVAVDVQARMLSALERRARRAGLLDRIETRLASEGGMGLGDLAGRVDFVLAFAMVHEVPDAARFLAEVSAAMKAGARLLLAEPRGHVSETGFSATIALAEGAGLGLVSRLDISASRSALLRRR
- a CDS encoding TonB-dependent receptor, with amino-acid sequence MRWMILGLALAAPAACLAQQPAPDTSRSRADTLTRPPITLVPVTVTAAPTVPQQPATSVHVTQAEIQQTPAFDPYDLIRQTAGVEVHDQGQGPGFASDASVRGYSSDHSTDIATWVDGVPLNEAVNGHAEGYDDWNTLFPEAIQSVDVIKGPTSAVYGNFAFSGIANIRTVERMQGTDAWLDPASYGRGEGGLLSGFGNDTTHGVFGLRGVHEDGWRAHSSYDLAQGHARLVHQLGSTTTLDGGVELYATQWNSPGFLDDSQFTAHAYNVVTNQTDHGWKLRGQERLSLRMILGPSLAWRTTAYATQGSWKLLLTIPAEPGTFEGTGGQTEEDDRRLGAGLTSALTWALPRGEITVGMGYDWAHSTYQNWNTTNAMRTDANAIISPAVQGQASLFVQGSEDLTSHLRATLGVRFDHRSTSDTPDSSLGPGLGVIPQPVLSADKSIVAPKFGLLYRLPLGLDLYGNISKGFRQTDGVIEDPTLPYITMWAYETGVKLSSGVVSGSVALFRDDVSNDQTFDPVTLNAVSGGASRRQGVEVEFEVRASQAVRLSGDWTFQDARYTSNTLTEVDSVDGGSSLADLNGLRVFNTSKYVGLVTAEIAPPTAGWQLRLTMNAMGPYSPFDEPGVVLPSYTLFSVTGVVRLGGAASLQVGVRNVFDLAYRELEAGGLITPGQPRAVYGAVRYHL
- a CDS encoding ATP-binding protein, with product MKIAFIGSHGVGKTTLCFDLASRLKRLDLGVDIVKEVARNCPLPINEGTTLEAQAWILHAQIAEELASSARNDAVICDRSVLDNYAYLVHRCGRRPEYDALVAAWVPSYTALFKVPVLQPPSFDGTRAVSRDFQLEIDRGIDALVEAFRVPVHRLDPSDRPGWVEAVLHAVSLPLEPPQIDLFSLRA
- a CDS encoding polysaccharide biosynthesis/export family protein, which translates into the protein MRRLRLSLALLSIVAIGTARAQNPPPTPPAPAGAPAAIPARAPGVDTVTSPLAIRPGDVVKIQVWGHEELSGEFPVDENYNLLFPLVGSINVRDVTVSQLRERLNMELSQLFQRPFFTLTPLFRVAVLGEVYKPGLYSVDPTLTVFDLLALAGGATRQANEKKLQLIRGGANIRVPLDPAAIAHSTLRELGVRSGDQLVMPRSTFTREDFGLLLAIVNTILLAYSIFRK
- the uvrA gene encoding excinuclease ABC subunit UvrA, translated to MRSLVVRGARQHNLRGFTLELPHGALIVLTGPSGSGKSSLAFDTIYAEGQRRYIESLSTYAKQFLERMPRPAVDAIEGIAPAVAIEQKNPTTSSRSTVGTATEIYDYLRLLWARVGRARCVACGGEVRSDTVQEVVDRLLALGGDFTIAFPLPPVVRATHAQLVENLLAMGFVRVMVEGAAGRGDAAARSPGDARLLRLEELPPDLDLGRAARVLVVVDRLAATPANAERLADSVGTAFTQGDGTAVAVPAGGERATFSATPRCLACGTGAPILTPALFSFNHPRGACPGCNGFGAVLEYDEHLIVPDPGRTLAEGAIDPWTKPRYDGRRRLLKQFCRDADIPFDAPWSALPVPARERLLHARKGRYLGIFPFLRRLERKRYKQYVRVFLRQYQMASECPACGGRRLRPEALAVLVGGHAIGAAAAMTAAALGEWLAALALGGHDRAVAGVVLEELAQRLRVLNDVGLGYLTLDRQTRTLSGGEAQRISLANALGGKLTETLYVLDEPTIGLHPRDTDRLLALLRRLADQGNTVLAVEHDPAAMRAADWLVELGPGAGEHGGSVVFEGTGAQLAAAHTLTASYLSGERRIAVPSVRRRIGPRWITVEGATAHNLSDLTVAIPVGTLTVVTGVSGSGKSTLVNDVLFRQLERHFEGRHTAKEHLGEVVGGVRRITGLEALDGAVLVDQSPIGRTPRSNPVTYIKAFDEIRELFAAAPLARARRYTPATFSFNVSGGGRCDVCEGAGHVQVEMVFLADVFVPCEACNATRYRPAVLDVKLAGFSIADVLQFTVDEALRRFRHQERLGRALWHLAEVGLGYLRLGQPATTLSGGEAQRLKIARELAAAGRRRGRKLYILDEPTTGLHLDDVRVLLGVLDRLVDAGNTVLVIEHHLDVIKRADWVIDLGPGAGAEGGRVVVAGPPEDVGRSPESVTGRYLQPMLGAEAPALTGGVSER
- a CDS encoding lysylphosphatidylglycerol synthase transmembrane domain-containing protein → MASLLSPRLLRRGLELFALASVIALVALLIYGNNWRASLEAVERLRVGWVLAALALASSDWWGGGFRLWLLARFLHRGTPLGGMIVAGGLNTWGCYLTPSQTAGGPVMIWAMTRYGVPLPEATIAAFMSFVGTVVFFAIAGPLAIVLGAGRSLRQHGVPLVHVTLYDVFKASAWGFVAVGVLLLFVIVFPGRARALLHAAIGFLERRGSARIAGRVAGLREGIDRMQACVVKFLTPAGWLAMLGGVVTSSLAHANKLMAAWVVLRMLGIQANLVDVLLVQTTISFLLYFAPTPGGAGAAEALSAALMGLYVPRALVGVYTLLWRFTVSYATVIVGSFVFFKMLHGRLDEAESSAEAVAVS
- a CDS encoding ABC transporter ATP-binding protein gives rise to the protein MTAPFHEEEALGKPLDTALMRRLLRYLRPYAWITLGAIAMLLGGAVLQLAGPYLTQVAIDRAIPARNLHLILLLGVAMAGASAAEFVLEYGQTVLTALIGQRVMVDLRLEIFVKLQRLPIPFYDRNPVGRLMTRVTSDVETLNDLFTGGVVALFGDLFTLLVIMVWMLAVDAKLALVSFAVIPFVFAAARIFQATVRHAYRDIRVKLARINAFLQEHVTGMRVVQLFGREAHAAARFEAVNRAHLDANLASIAAYALFFPAIEVLTSVALASILLYGGGRALGHTLTVGVLAAFLQLARRFFRPLQDLSEKYNIVQAAMASSERVFRLLDTAETVRDAAHPVALPRPVRGTVAFEGVWFRYPAADGQERGDDGWVLRDVSFEARPGETVAIVGHTGAGKTTIINLLLRFYDVERGRITVDGVDIRELAQRELRGLIGLVQQDVFLFTGDLASNIRLGADLPDRAVEAAARRVGAHRFIERLPTRYAHRLGERGQNVSVGERQLLAFARALAVDPAILVLDEATSSVDAEAEEQIQAAIAELMQGRTSLVIAHRLSTVQNADTILVLHHGVVRERGSHRELLAAGGLYERLYQLQLGAGLADAPR